The Pectobacterium sp. A5351 genome contains the following window.
TTGGGCGCTGCTGATTATCCGCGATGCTTTCGATAATCGCTGCCGTTTCAGCGATTTTCAACGCAGTTTAGGCGTTGCCAAAAATATTCTTACCGACCGTCTGCGCACGTTGGTTGACGAAGGTATTTTGTCCGTTCAGCCCGTTTCCGAAAGCTCGGCCTATCAGGAATATATCCTGACGCCAAAAGGCGAACAGCTATTCCCGCTCGTCGTGGCGCTACGCCAGTGGGGGGAACAGCAGCTGTTTGCGGAGGGAGAACCTCACTCCCTGCTGTTGGATAAACACACCGGCCAGCCTCTGCAAACCATGCTGCCGCATTCTGTGGAAGGGCAGTTAGTGGTCGGGCAGGATACGTTCGTTCAGAAAGTGGATTGAGGCAGCGTAATGCAGAAAGAACCGAGAGAAATAAGCAGCGATCTTGAGGCAATCTCCCGCTATTTGAAGAAGTTGCACGTACTGACGTTATGCGTGGGTGAAAATTCGGAATTATGGTGTGCGAGTTGCTTCTATACTTATGACGATCAACAAATAGCCTTCTATCTAATGACAGAGTTGCAGACGCGCCACGGTGAAATGATGGCGAGGCTACCGCAGGTGGCGGGTACGGTCAGCGGTCAGCCGAAGAGCGTGATGCTGATTAAAGGCGTGCAGTTTCGGGGGCAGGCGGTGCTGTTGGAGGGCGATGAAGCCCAGCAGGCCAGAGCGCGGTATAACACGCGTTTTCCCATTGCCCGGGCATCGCAAGCGCCGATCTGGCGGCTCGATCTGACAGAAATCAAGATGACGGACAATGCGCTGGGCTTTGGTAAGAAACGCTACTGGCAGCGCGATGAGCAGGTTCAGTAGAGATAACATTTGTCATAAATAACGTTTGTCATTAATAACAACAGAAATCGAAAAAGATGAGATAGCGCAAGACGTAGAGCAAGGGGGAAACCGATGAGCCGAGTACTGTTATTAGGTGCAACGGGGTTAGTGGGGCACGAGTTGTTACAGCTGTTGAAAGCCAATAATCGGGTAGAGACGATCTATGCGCCGACCCGTAAGCCGCTGGCACCGTCGGAGAAAGTGGTCAATCCGCACGATCCCGATCTGTCTACCGCCCTAGGACAATTGACCGATCCTGTCGACATCGCCTTTTGCTGTCTGGGATCGACGCTCAAGACGGCAGGCAGTAAACAGGCGTTCCGCTATGTGGATTACACGCTGGTGGTGGAAGGATCAAAAGTGGCGCTGGCACTGGGCGCGACGCACCTGTTGGTCGTCAGTTCGCTGAGTGCGAATGCGACGTCACCTTTCTTCTATTCGCGAGTGAAGGGAGAAGCGGAAAAATCGCTGCGGCAGCAGGGCTGGCAGCATCTGACATTGGCACAGCCGTCGATGCTGCTGGGGGAAAGAGAGGATAGCCGTCCGCTAGAAAGTCTGGCCGCCCCGCTGTTCCGCCTGTTCCCGGCAAAGTGGCGAGCCATTGAGGGGAAAACAGTCGCGCAGGCGTTGCTGAATCAGGCGTTCTCACCCGAGCCCAAAGCGCGGGTCACCGTGCTGGAATCCGATCAATTACGTTCACTGGGTAAGCAGCAACCGCTTCAGTAGCCGCTTATCGATCACCGCAGGCGGTGGACAACCTGATTACTGCTGCCGCGCCAAATCAGTGCGGGATCTTTCAGGTCTTGCACAAATTTCCCATCGACTAACACGTTGATGAGATCGACCACCTGTTGTTGCTCCGGCGTCAATTCTGCCAGCACATAGCCTGTCCAGACCCAGATATCTTTGCCTGGGCATTCTGCGCGTATGCGTTCGACCAGCCGCAGGATGTCAGGCACATTTTGTGGGTGCAGCGGATCGCCGCCAGACAGCGAAATGCCCTGTCGTGGAATCACCGTATCCTGAAGATCGGCGATGACCCGATCTTCCTGTTCCTGCGTAAACGGCTGGCCGGAGTTCAGTCGCCAGGTGCTTTTGTTGTAGCACCCCACGCACTCATGCACGCAGCCAGCGACAAACAGCGTGCAGCGGGTGCCGGGGCCGTTGACGACATCAACGGGATAATACTGGTGGTAATTCATACGGTAGAGCCCATGTTATGAAGCGGGCGCGTGTTGACGGTGCCGCGAAAGACGGGCCGCATTGCTGCGGCCCAGAAGGGATTATCCCAGTTGACCGTTACCTAAGTGCTTGATACGACGCTTCACTTCTTCCTGCTTACCCGCGTTGAACGGGCGTGCATCCGGGCTACCGAGGTAGCCGCACACGCGGCGTGTGACGGAAACGCGGGCCGAATCGTGGTTACCGCATTTCGGGCAGGTGAAGCCTTTGCTGGTGCACTCGAATTCACCGGTGAAGCCACATTCATAGCATTCGTCGATCGGCGTGTTGGTGCCGTAGTAAGGCACGCGGCTGTAGCTGTAATCCCACACGTCTTCCAGCGCTTTGAGGTTGTGTTGCAGGTTCGGGTATTCGCCGTAGCAAATGAACCCACCGTTAGCCAGCGGCGGATAGGGCAGCTCGAAGTCGATTTTCTGGTAAGGGTTCACCTTCTTCTCCACATCAAGGTGGAAGCTGTTGGTGTAATACCCTTTGTCCGTCACGCCCTGCACGACGCCAAACTCGGCGGTATCCAGACGGCAGAAGCGGTCGCACAGGTTTTCACTCGGCGTGCTGTACAGGCTGAAGCCATAGCCCGTTTCCGATTTCCACTGCTCGGTTGCCTTTTTCAGACGGATGATGATGGCCACGGCTTTGGCACGTAGCGCCTCGTCATCAAAAACATGCGTTTGGTTGCCGAAGAGCGCGTTAATCGTTTCATGCAGGCCAATATAGCCCAGCGAAATGGAGGCGCGTCCGTTCTTGAAGATATCCGCAATGCTGTCGTCCGCTTTTAAGCGAACGCCACAGGCGCCTTCCATATACAGGATGGGGGCAACTCGGGCTTTCACGTTTTCCAGCCGCGCAATGCGCGTCATCAGCGCTTTCTTCGCCAGTGTCAGACGCTGGTCGAGCAGCGTCCAGAAACGGCTTTCATTGCCTTCGGCCTCCAGCGCGATGCGCGGCAGGTTCAGGCTAATCACACCCAGATTATTACGGCCGTCGTGAATCTGCTGGCCGTTTTCTTCATAAACGCCGAGGAAGCTGCGGCAGCCCATTGGCGTTTTGAACGAACCGGTGACGTTCACGACCTGATCGTAGTTCAGAATATCTGGGTACATGCGCTTGCTGGCACACTCCAGCGCAAGCTGTTTGACATCGTAATTTGGATCGCCCGCTTTGTGGTTCAGACCGTCGCGGATAGCAAAAACCAGTTTCGGGAATACCGCCGTTTTGTGGTTTTTACCCAGTCCGGCAATGCGGTTGCGCAGGATCGATTCCTGAATCAGACGCGATTCCCAACTGACGCCGAGCCCAAAACCAAAGGTCACGAACGGCGTCTGGCCGTTAGCGGTATGGAGCGTGTTGACTTCGTATTCCAGTGACTGGAAGGCGTCGTAGCACTCTTTTTCCGTGCGGGTTAAGGCATAGTTTTCCGCATCTGGAATTTGCCACTCTTCTGCCACGGCTTTATGTTTCGCATGGCTGGCGGTGACGAACGGCGCCAGAATCTCATCAATGCGGTTGATCGTGGTGCCGCCATAAATGTGGCTGGCGACCTGCGCGATAATCTGCGCCGTGACGGCAGTGGCCGTGGAGATCGACTTCGGCGGCTCAATCTCCGCATTACCCATTTTGAAGCCATTGGTCAGCATGCCGTTCAGGTCGATCAGCATGCAGTTAAACATCGGGAAAAAGGGCGAATAGTCGAGGTCGTGATAGTGAATCTCGCCACGTTCGTGCGCCAATACCACATCACGCGGCAGGATGTACTGTTTGGCGTAATGCTTGGCGACGATACCAGCCAGCAGGTCGCGCTGGGTGGGAATGACTTTACTGTCTTTGTTGGCGTTCTCGTTCAGCAGCGCCATGTTGCTCTGCTCGACCAGACCGCGAATTTCCTGATTCAGCCGACCGTGGCGTTCACGCGCGATATCTCGATCGTGGCGGTATTCGATGTAGGTTCGCGCCAGTTGCTTGTAATTGCCGGACATCAGCAGGTTTTCGACCGCGTTCTGAATATCGCGGATATCTACGCGCGTTTTATCCTGCATTTGTTGAGCGACCGCACAGGCCACAGTTGCGCAGTAGTCTGCATCATTGACACCGGCTGCATGCGCCGCGCGTTCAACCGCCTCTTTGATACGCACTTCATCAAAAGGCACCTGGCAACCGTCCCGTTTAATCACTACTGGTTTCACGTTTTCTTCCTCTCGAAAGGTTATCCACAGGCGAAAGCCGTAACTGACAAGGGTTACAGAGGGCTGTGGATGATATTGTGGATAAGCACTACATATGGGTCGTGTTTATAGGATAGGCACTATATATTGAAATTGCGTAGGGGTGTTTACGCTTTTATCGCCCCAAAATTGATATAGAGCAAAGAAATCTTCATGTCGGAGGGAATTTGAACCTGTGCAAAAAACAGTCAAAAAAGGCGGTGGGAGCGGGAAGGCTTGCTACATGCGGGCTGGCAGATTTTTGCCTGTTTTTTGACCTGAAAAGGGATTGGGAATAGCGATAATGTTGTGGTGGTGAAAGAAAGAACAGAAAAAAGCGCACGGGTTATCGTGCGCTTTTGGGGGAGAGTCATGTCGATAATTAGCGACGAACGGCGATCGCTTCGATTTCGATTTTCACGTCTTTTGGCAGGCGGGCAACTTCAACGCAAGAGCGAGCCGGGAACGGGGCATCGTGTTCGTTGAAGAAGGCTTCATAGGCGGTATTCACCAGGGTGAAGTCGTGCAGGTCTTTCACGAATACCGTGGTTTTCACGATATCGGAAACTTTCAGGCCAGCGGCTTCCACAATCGCCTGTACGTTTTCCAGTGACTGACGCGTCTGCGCGGTGATGTTATCTGCTACCAGACCGCTTTTCGGGTTCACCGGAATCTGGCCGGACGTGATGATCATGCTGCCGAGGTCAACGCCCTGAACATAGGGGCCGATGGCGGCAGGGGCGTGCTCAGTGCTGATAATGCGTGACATGGTATCTCCTTGATGGGGGCGTAAAAGGAACGCGGACGTAGAATGCCAGCCACTCAAGCATGGATTTCGGGGAAACGCGGTGATGAGGTTCCCGTAGGGATGCCTCACGCCGTGGTCGCCCCGGTATCTCGATCCTTAAACGATCGGCATTACGCGGACGCAGCCATTATTCAAAAAAGCCCCGCCGCAGGCAATGTCCATCGCGGGGTAAAACAGAAAACTAACGATCTTGCAGCACGGCCTGACGTTCAAACTCTTTTTCGCAGTACTTACACTTCAGGTGAACGTCGCCGTCGCGCTGTTTAACGCTGAACGACGAGGACACCGGTTCGCTGCGGCTGATGCAGTTGCTGTTCGGGCAGATGAGCACGCCAGTAATATGCTCTGGCAGCGTCGGCACCAGCTTGCGCACGACGTCATAGTCATCAATCTGATTGACGGTCGCCTGCGGCGCGTAGATCGCCAACTGATTCGCCTGTTGTTCGGTCAGGAAGACGTTTTCGATCTTGATCAGATCTTTGCGCCCAAGGTGGTTGGACGGCAAGTTCAGGCCGATGGTGATGCGCTGGTCTGTCGCGGTGAGTTTAAACAGCGTCAGCAGTTTAAAACCCACCTGTGCGGGAATGTGGTCGATCACCGTGCCACGTTTGATCGCTTCAACCTGTAATTTATTATCGTGTGTCATGATGGTTTCTTCCTCTTACAGAACCAGTTCGCGATTCAGGACCAGCGCCAGCAGCGCCTGACGGGCATAAATACCGTTGCCCGCCTGTTGGAAATAATAGGCGTAGGGTGTGGCATCCACATCAATGGTGATCTCATCGACGCGCGGCAGCGGGTGCAGCACTTTCAAATTCGAGCGGGCGCTGTGCAGGTCCGCCGCGCGCAGTACAAACTGGGATTTGATGTTGATGTACTCGGACGGATCCAGACGCTCTTTCTGCACGCGCGTCATGTACAGGATATCCAGCTCGCCGACGACTTCTTCAATGCTGTTGTGCAGGCTGTAAGCAATATTTTTCTCTTTCAGCATGCTCAGAATGTAGTCCGGCATCGCCAGCGCGTCTGGAGCGATGAAGTAGAAGCGGTTGCCTTCAAACTTCGCCAGCGCCTGCGTGAGTGAATGCACGGTGCGGCCATATTTCAAATCACCGACCATCGCGATGTTGATGTTGTTCAGGCGTCCCTGCGTTTCCTGAATGGTGAACAAATCGAGCAGCGTTTGCGTCGGGTGCTGGTTCGCACCGTCACCGGCGTTCAGTACCGGAATGCCACCGGAAAACTCGGTCGCAAGGCGGGACGCGCCTTCCTGCGGATGACGCATCACGATGGCATCAACATATTGGCTGATAACGGAGATGGTGTCGGCCAGCGTTTCGCCCTTTTTCCCCAGCGAGGTGTTGTTGCTGTCGGCGAAGCCGACGACGGAGGCACCGAGACGATGCATCGCGGTTTCAAAGGATAAACGCGTCCGGGTGGAGGCTTCAAAGAAGCAGCTGGCAATCACTTTATGTTTTAACAGCTCAGGCTGAGGCTTGGCTTTCAGGCTGGCGGCGACACGCAGCGTCAGTTCCAAATCTTCCCGACTGAGGTCGTTAATCGAAATAATATGTTTTTGATAGAGCGGATTGACCATGGTGTCTTTCTCCTCACGAGTAAACAGGAAATGTCGTATCTGGCTGCCCGAGCTGTCGGCAAAAAAATGCCTGAACGCGTTTTGATGCCACAAAACGATGCCCTGAAAGGGCGTCGTCGTGGATGATAGGGCACAAAAAAAAACCCCTCATTGAGGGGCTTTCTTAATGGAATGATTGAGCAACGGAAAGGAAAACGCTGGCTGGCTGCCGGATGGCAGTTGTGGTTGAGAACCAACATAAGCAGCGGATTTTTTGGTGTAACAGTGCATGACCCCTCCCGGAAAACTGTCGGGAATTATACGCGCCGACTAGGCTATTTCAAGCAGAAAACGTGGTTTTTTACGCATCGCAATCGGTTGCGGATAGGGGGTGGTATGCATAACGCTTGCAGGTGGAAGACCGTCAATGGGGAAGAGTGATGGACAGTTCACTTTTTCGGATTAACGCTCTGGCGGGCGTCACATTTGGAGAGTATAAGGTTTATAAAACAGAGTTTCATTTTTTCTATATAACGAGGTTTTTATGATTACTGGCAATGTCCACCACCTTGAACTGGTTCCTTATCTGCCTGCCAAACTGCGCGAAGCGATTGAATACGTGAAGCAAAATATTACGGCGGACACGCCGCTGGGCAAGCATGATATTGAGGGCAACAGCGTGTTTGTGCTGATCTCCAACGACAGCACCGATCTGCTGGAAAAACGCCGTGCTGAGTATCACGCCAAATATCTGGACATTCAGATTGTGCTGTCCGGCGTGGAAGGGATGACCTTCAGTAACCTGCCTGCGGGCAAGCCGGATACCGATTGGTTGGCGGATAAAGATATTGCCTTCCTGCCATCGGGTGAACAGGAAAAACAGTTTGTGATGCAGGAAGGCGATTTTGTCGTCTTCTTCCCAGGTGAAGTACACAAACCGCTGTGTGCCGTTGGTGAACTGGCACACGTACGCAAAGCTGTAGTGAAAATCGACGCGTCGCTGGTGTAGGATTTTTGTGAACAAGGAACGTTCAACCATAAAATGGAAGAAAATAATGCCTCAGATGCCTCTCGGTGGTTTTCCCCTTCTACAGCGTGGTAAAGGAAAACCTACGTAAATACCGCAAGGCATAGAAAAAATAGCCAGTCAGTTGCTTAACTGACTGGCATTATTAAGAAAATGATTTTCTTGCTAGAAAACCTTATGACCTTTCGATTATAGGTATATTATTACTTTAATTTATGTAGGATGTTTTCCCTGGCATTGGCCTGTCACAGACTTTTTATTCTATTTTAGTTTTTATAAACAGGTGCATATCAGGTACGGCATATTTTATGTAGGGTAATTTTAATGTAGGGATACACTGATGACACAAATTACGTTACCTGACAGATTAATCGCAATGTTTGAAAGCGATCCTCTTGTCGGCTGGGCAATAAAAGACACAAATTCCTGTTTTGTTTATGTCAATAACACCTTTAAAACCTGGCAAACCATATCAACTCGTTATGATTATGAAGGCTTGAACATTAGGGATATCCCTGTTCCTGTCGCCGAATTTTCAGACATTTTTAACCAGCAGGAACGAGAGATAGAGCGTACTGGTAAGGCGGTGAGAGCCATTACAACGCATATTCAAGGCACGGAAAAAATAATGCAGCCTGCCTACAATATTCAGGAGCCAATCTATGATGAACATCGCAACTGTATAGGCACAGTTATCAGCGTCAGGCATGTTAGGATCATCACACCGACCTCGTTGCTAAATGGAACCATAATTCAACACTCCACCTTCGAGCCCCCTTCTACAATATTTACCGAGAAGGAATGGGAGGTTATTTACCTGCTTGTCTGTGGGATGATGCTTAAAGATATAAGCAGCATCCTCTCAATCACCGTCGATGCTGTTAACAGCAGACTCAGAAGCTGCTACAGAAAAACAGGTTTGAATTCAGTATCAGGCCTAAAGGAATACTGTAGAGATAACCGATTTGATAACTACATCCCGCTGTTCTTTCTGAAAAAAGGACATATCATTATCAGAGGCTAACCTGATGGACCCAGATTTGACTCCTGTTGAGTATTACTTTGATAACTCTTTGTTTGGCTGGGCAATAAAGGACTGTAACTCTCAGTATGTTTATGGCAATAAGATGGCATGTCAGTATTTCGGCGTAACAGAAAATAAACTTGTAGGCTGTCTCGACACTGACTTAACGCCCGATATCAGCGAGCACTACGGTCATATACTGTATGACGACCAAAAAATATTGACCACAAATGAAATGAGTATTGTCCTCAAAACATTTGATTACGGAAGACGAAATAGACTCAGGTCTTTTCTGGTGGAGAAGCGCCCTTGGCGGCTCAATGATGGCAGTGACGGGATTGTTTGCACCTACATAGAAATCACCAATGTTTACTTTTCAACCTTTCTTATGCCATGCGAAAGGAAGCCCATTGTGTTCACCCGACCGGCAAATATTTTTACAGACAAAGAGTGGGAGGCCGTTCTTTTACTGCAGAGCGGGGTAAAGCAGAACCGTATTCCGGACATACTCGGTATAAGTTCCTCAACGCTTCGTAACAGGATAACGCGTTGCTGTGATAAAGCAGGAGTGGCAAACAGCACCGCCCTGATCCAACACTGCAACCAAAAAGGATGGGATAACTACATTCCTCCTTTTTTTCTGATAAAAGGGCATGTGTCGATTACCTGAGGGGCTGTGGTTCGAGCCTCTCATGTCAAAATGACGGGAAAGGACTCTAAGCCGAGCAGTTAAGGATCAGTTGAACGATCCAACTACTGTGTAAGAATCCACAAACGTGCCTTGCTTTCGGATTTTTTATGTACATTGCTTAGGCTCTCGACCTTGTTTCCTGCTACGACGCTACCCGTAATCCTCTGACCTCTTTCGGTGATTTTCTTGAGCCTGAATTGATTGCGTGTTGTCCCGCACTCACTGGGGCTGCTGAATGCCCGGAGTCAGGCGAGAGAACATCGACACGGGATAATCCCACTGAAAAAGAGCCTTCCCACCTCTGATCTGTTTTTAAAACATATCAAAGGCAGGCTAAATCTTAATCTTGCGCCAGCGTGGCGACCATCACCGCTTTGATGGTGTGCATACGGTTTTCCGCCTGATCGAACACGATGCTGTGCGCGGATTCAAAGACCTCGTCCGTGACTTCCATTCCACCGTGCAGACCGTATTGTTCTGCCATTTGTTGGCCCATCGTCGTCTGATCGTCGTGGAAAGCGGGCAGGCAGTGCAGGAATTTCACCTGCGGATTGCCCGTCGCAGCAATCATCGCCGCGTTCACCTGATACGGCTTCAGCAGCGCGATGCGCTCCTGCCAGGTTTCTTTCGGTTCCCCCATGGAAACCCAGACGTCGGTATAAATGAAATCTGCGCCTGCGACGCCCGTAGCGATATCTTCCGTCAGCGTGATGCTGCCGCCGGTTTGCTCTGCCGCCGCCTGACACTCTGCCACCAGACCAGCATCCGGCCAGCAGGCTTTTGGTGCCACGAGGCGTAGATCCAGCCCGGTCAGCGCTGCTGCTTCCAACATGGTGTTGCCCATGTTGTTGCGCGCATCACCCACGTAAACGAGCGCCATTTCTGACAGCGGTTTACCCGGCAAATGTTCCTGCATCGTCAGCAGATCCGCCAGCAACTGCGTAGGGTGGAATTCGTTCGTCAGTCCGTTCCAGACTGGCACACCAGCGTATTGCGCCAGCGTTTCGACAATCTGCTGGCCATAGCCGCGATATTGAATGCCGTCGTACATTCTTCCCAGCACGCGAGCGGTATCTTTGATGGATTCTTTATGGCCGATTTGGCTACCGCTTGGGCCGAGATAGGTCACTTGCGCGCCCTGATCGTATGCAGCAACTTCGAAAGAGCAGCGAGTACGAGTCGAATCTTTTTCGAAGATGAGTGCGATGTTTTTACCTTGCAGGCGGCGGACTTCTGTCCCGTTTTTTTTATTGGCTTTCAGTTTCGTTGACAGGGCTAAAAGATTGGCAATTTCTGCGGGTGTAAAATCCATTAACCTTAAAAAATGACGCTTGTAGAACGGTTGCATGATGTACATCTCCATGTGGCTCAACATCATTGATTGAATTAAAATTCACTTTATATGTGTAATTATTCAAATTCAAGTGGTGATATCAAACTTTGTGGTGGAGCAAGCCGCAGGGCTGTGGGACAATAAGCACTATTACGTCGATTAATGAGGACTGAGGCATGGCAAACCGCGAATTACTGGAAGAACAACGGGAAGAGACACGCCTGATCATCGAAGAGCTGTTGGATGACGGCAGCGATCCTGACGCGCTCTATACCATTGAACACCATTTCTCTGCTGAGAAGTTTGAAGTGTTGGAAAAAGTCGCTGTAGAAGCCTTCAAAATGGGCTACGAAGTGACGGATGCGGAAGAGCTGGAAGTGGAAGATGGTGTGTTGCTGATGTGCTGTGATGCTATCAGCGAAGTTGCGCTAAATGCGGAACTGATCGACGCACAGGTAGAACAACTGCTGGCACTGGCGGAACGCCACGGCGTGAATTACGACGGTTGGGGCACCTACTTCGAAGATCCCGATGGTGAAGGTGAAGAAGACGGGGATGATGAAGATTTTTATGACGAAGATGATGACGGCAAACGTCATTAATTATTAAGTCATTAATCTCGAAGAACAGGCCTCACTGAATGCCGCAGGGAACACCCTGCGGCGTTTTTTATCCGGTATGACAGCGCCGTATTACTGTACTTTCAGCCTATTACAGCACTTTTTACAGCACCTTCAGCATGGTCACTTCACAATCGGTGTGGCCCGTGTTGCCCATTGAGTGCGGAATTGGCTCGAAGCCCAGCGATTCATACAGTCGGATCGCGCTGGTCAGGTGGCCGGTTGTTTCCAGATAGCAGCGGCGAAAGCCGTGCTGACGTGCAAAATCAAGCGCCTGTATCGCTAACTGACGCGCCAACCCTTTGCCGCGCGCGACGGGCAGGAAATACATTTTCTGCAATTCACACACATCGTCTTCACCCGCGACCAGTGGCGCAATGCCGCCGCCGCCAACCACGCGGCCTTCGTATTCAATCACCCAGTAGGCACTTTGCGGCTGACTATATAAGGCAAACAACGCGTCCAGATTAGGATCGGAAACGGTGTAGCCTTTATCGGCCGTCAAACCAAATTCAGCAGAAACCTGACGGATGACCTGAGCGATAGCGGCATCGTCCTGCGCGGTGATTGGGCGTACCTGAAGATTGGCGGAGGTCGCGGTTGTCATAATACGTACTCTTGCTCTTACGGTTTACGAGGGGAATGATTCTGGTCGATTGTAATACCATTTCAGGGCATATCGATGCAACGTCTATACCCGTCATACTCGGCACTATTATTGTGTTCGGCATTTGCGGCACTTATTTCGATTATCGTGATCCGCAATTGGCGTCATGGGGCCATTATGTCCAGCTACCGTAGCGGCCGTTTTTTTCCTGCCAACGTTCCTGCATTTCGCGCAGGGGATTCTGCGCACCGTAGTCCAGAGTGGGTCCACCGCTTGGAACGCCATAAACGTGGCGTCATTCTCACGTTATTCGCCACGATATTAGATGGCGACAAGCTATGTTTACGTGGCGCTGCCGTGGGCGGGCGCTACGCATTACTACCGCTTTTGACTCTCAACCCCGTTTTTTACTCCTATCTTATATCGCTCGTGCGTGGATATGACCGCACACGATTCTCTTCTTGTTAAAAATGTGAGCAAACATCCGCCTTTTGCTGTTTTTATCCTCGCCTGTTTCAGGCTGAAAGTATGGGAAATGGGGTGACGCATTTAGGCAGGAATTCTTTTAATATCATCTTATTGAAAACTATTTATAGAATCTCTCGCGATAAATAAAAAATTCAGAGAATAATCTCTTTTTATTATTAGGTTACTTATGCTTATTGGGATTTTTCCTAATAGACATTAGAATCGCGACAACACGACTTCATGGTTACCGAAGAGTTATTTATGATTAATCGAATATTATCAGGAGTGGTGGGCGCATTTCTGTTAATGCTGTCACCATTAACGTATGCACAGGCCAATTTCCCAGAGCCCAAAGAAGGTGACTGGATTGCGCCAGAATTTACCTTCAACAGTGGCGAAAAATTAAAAAATCTGCGTATTCACTATTACACGATCGGTGATAAAACCAAGCCTGCTGTCTTATTGCTACATGGAACGAACCAGCCGATTAAAGCGCTGCTCGCCAATGGCTTTGGCGGAGAGCTGTTCGGGCCGGGTCAAGCGCTGGATAGTAGCAAATACTTTATTATTATGCCGGAGAGCATTGGTTCTGGAAAATCGTCCAAACCGTCAGACGACCTACGCATGAAATTCCCGCAGTACGACTATAACGATATGGTGCAGGCACAATATCGCTTAGTCAAAGAAGGCCTGGGTGTTAACCACCTACGCCTGGTGATGGGATATTCCATGGGCGGTATGCAAACCTGGCTCTGGGGTGAAAAATACCCGGACATGATGGATGCGCTGGTGCCAATGGCGTCACTGCCAAATGAACTGTCTGGCCGTAACTGGATGATGCGTCGCATCCTGATTGAATCCATCAAGAACGATCCGGCCTGGAATAATGGTGAGTACACGCAGCAGCCGCCAACGCTGAAAACGGCCAGCATTATGTTCAGTATCGCCACGACTGGCGGCACGCTGGCATACCAGAGCAAAGCGCCAACGCGTGCACAGGCGGATAAACTGGTCGAAGATCGCCTTGCGGCCCCTTCGAACAGCGATGCGAATGACTTTATTTATATCTGGGGGGCGTCTGCAAATTATAACGCCGCCCCGGAGCTGAATAAGATTAAG
Protein-coding sequences here:
- the pyrI gene encoding aspartate carbamoyltransferase regulatory subunit, giving the protein MTHDNKLQVEAIKRGTVIDHIPAQVGFKLLTLFKLTATDQRITIGLNLPSNHLGRKDLIKIENVFLTEQQANQLAIYAPQATVNQIDDYDVVRKLVPTLPEHITGVLICPNSNCISRSEPVSSSFSVKQRDGDVHLKCKYCEKEFERQAVLQDR
- a CDS encoding YhcH/YjgK/YiaL family protein — translated: MITGNVHHLELVPYLPAKLREAIEYVKQNITADTPLGKHDIEGNSVFVLISNDSTDLLEKRRAEYHAKYLDIQIVLSGVEGMTFSNLPAGKPDTDWLADKDIAFLPSGEQEKQFVMQEGDFVVFFPGEVHKPLCAVGELAHVRKAVVKIDASLV
- the nrdD gene encoding anaerobic ribonucleoside-triphosphate reductase, whose product is MKPVVIKRDGCQVPFDEVRIKEAVERAAHAAGVNDADYCATVACAVAQQMQDKTRVDIRDIQNAVENLLMSGNYKQLARTYIEYRHDRDIARERHGRLNQEIRGLVEQSNMALLNENANKDSKVIPTQRDLLAGIVAKHYAKQYILPRDVVLAHERGEIHYHDLDYSPFFPMFNCMLIDLNGMLTNGFKMGNAEIEPPKSISTATAVTAQIIAQVASHIYGGTTINRIDEILAPFVTASHAKHKAVAEEWQIPDAENYALTRTEKECYDAFQSLEYEVNTLHTANGQTPFVTFGFGLGVSWESRLIQESILRNRIAGLGKNHKTAVFPKLVFAIRDGLNHKAGDPNYDVKQLALECASKRMYPDILNYDQVVNVTGSFKTPMGCRSFLGVYEENGQQIHDGRNNLGVISLNLPRIALEAEGNESRFWTLLDQRLTLAKKALMTRIARLENVKARVAPILYMEGACGVRLKADDSIADIFKNGRASISLGYIGLHETINALFGNQTHVFDDEALRAKAVAIIIRLKKATEQWKSETGYGFSLYSTPSENLCDRFCRLDTAEFGVVQGVTDKGYYTNSFHLDVEKKVNPYQKIDFELPYPPLANGGFICYGEYPNLQHNLKALEDVWDYSYSRVPYYGTNTPIDECYECGFTGEFECTSKGFTCPKCGNHDSARVSVTRRVCGYLGSPDARPFNAGKQEEVKRRIKHLGNGQLG
- the ridA gene encoding 2-iminobutanoate/2-iminopropanoate deaminase → MSRIISTEHAPAAIGPYVQGVDLGSMIITSGQIPVNPKSGLVADNITAQTRQSLENVQAIVEAAGLKVSDIVKTTVFVKDLHDFTLVNTAYEAFFNEHDAPFPARSCVEVARLPKDVKIEIEAIAVRR
- the nrdG gene encoding anaerobic ribonucleoside-triphosphate reductase-activating protein, which encodes MNYHQYYPVDVVNGPGTRCTLFVAGCVHECVGCYNKSTWRLNSGQPFTQEQEDRVIADLQDTVIPRQGISLSGGDPLHPQNVPDILRLVERIRAECPGKDIWVWTGYVLAELTPEQQQVVDLINVLVDGKFVQDLKDPALIWRGSSNQVVHRLR
- a CDS encoding winged helix-turn-helix transcriptional regulator, which gives rise to MVKRKSLKEDTCPVARALDVIGDRWALLIIRDAFDNRCRFSDFQRSLGVAKNILTDRLRTLVDEGILSVQPVSESSAYQEYILTPKGEQLFPLVVALRQWGEQQLFAEGEPHSLLLDKHTGQPLQTMLPHSVEGQLVVGQDTFVQKVD
- the pyrB gene encoding aspartate carbamoyltransferase, giving the protein MVNPLYQKHIISINDLSREDLELTLRVAASLKAKPQPELLKHKVIASCFFEASTRTRLSFETAMHRLGASVVGFADSNNTSLGKKGETLADTISVISQYVDAIVMRHPQEGASRLATEFSGGIPVLNAGDGANQHPTQTLLDLFTIQETQGRLNNINIAMVGDLKYGRTVHSLTQALAKFEGNRFYFIAPDALAMPDYILSMLKEKNIAYSLHNSIEEVVGELDILYMTRVQKERLDPSEYINIKSQFVLRAADLHSARSNLKVLHPLPRVDEITIDVDATPYAYYFQQAGNGIYARQALLALVLNRELVL
- a CDS encoding YhbP family protein; protein product: MQKEPREISSDLEAISRYLKKLHVLTLCVGENSELWCASCFYTYDDQQIAFYLMTELQTRHGEMMARLPQVAGTVSGQPKSVMLIKGVQFRGQAVLLEGDEAQQARARYNTRFPIARASQAPIWRLDLTEIKMTDNALGFGKKRYWQRDEQVQ